The genomic segment aataaaaacaaaatattgtaaaagatcgCTTTTTTTCAAGGGTTGTCAAATATTCACAGAGGGAAAATGACCTTTCTATTAGAGCATAATTGTTACTTTAGCCACTTAGATGTAATAGTTATTCAGAAGTAATTGACAAATTGAGCTACTTACACAAATAAATCTTATATCCATTTTTACAACTATCAAAAACGGTGACTATAAAATCTCACAAACACCAACGAATTAAGTTTTTGTTAGGTGTATATCTTCAAATCACTGATTTTCTGCAGACCGGCACGTtcttggaaacaaaacaaactaacataacctcaaaataataagattcgtacgtcaataccagtgttgccatatggcaactccATTCCTTTATgggttaaaaaagaaaaaatcattACAAATGTTTTAGTCGCTTAAAAAGATTAATCTCATTCAAAATATAAATCTGTATAACCCCGTAAATGTCATTTCCGTTTTATAGACGTTCTTGGTAAATAAATTTGGctaaataatacaattttttagAAAGTATTAAATTCCAACCAAATAAAACGTCGAGATAAAAACGTCCTCGTTATATAGTTTTTACTTCCTCCTGACATTCAACAAATTTAAACTAAATTCGTTTTGCAATTTAAAACGAAGCTGAAATAAGTCAGCCAAAAAAGTAAATACGTCACATATTATAGCGACCTTTTTACCCTAATTACATGTTTTGTTTCAGGACGTAGGAGATGAAACTCGGTAGAGAGAGAGAGCCACCGCCCCAACAACATAATACTATTCAAAATGCAAATATCAACCCGAATGTATCTGATCTTATTCCTGCAACTTATCAAAGAAGCGGTCGCCTGTCCAACATACTGCGCTTGCATCTGGAAAAACGGAAAACAAACAGTtgaatgtaaaaagaaaaatctTTTAGAAATTCCAGAAGGTCTGGATCCCTCGACGCAAGTTTTAGACTTTTCCGGAAATAAAATAGGAAGTCTTTATAAAGACATGTTTCATAAAAAGCAGCTGGTCAATCTGCAGCGTCTTTTTTTATCGAattctttaataaaatctgtCGATAAAAGCGCGTTCGAAGGTTTGACGAATTTAGTAGAACTGGATTTATCAAGTAATTTAATAGATACAATTCCAAGTGAAGCATTTATACGATGTCGTTCTCTAATGAAATTGACTCTAACATCGAACCCCATTACAGCTCTTAAGAAAAGAAGTTTTGAGCACTTAACGCAACTCAATACCCTCGAGCTCAGTGACTGTAATATATCCGAAATAGAAGAAGGGGCTTTTCAGGGACTTCACAGTTTGGAGTGGTTACATTTAGGAGGCAACCGTTTAAAAACAATAGCGGGTCGTAGAACGCTTCCTGAATATGTAAAGGGAATCGaattggagaaaaattcttgggaatGTGACTGCCATATTCAGGATCTCGCGCGGTGGTTAAAAGATTTTAAAAGTTTACTTTCCGTCGAACCTGTCTGTCAGGGGCCTTCGCGTCTAGCAAGTCGCTCTATTCGATCGATACCAATCGCTGAGCTCGCTTGTCTTCCAAATATCACGCCTACTTCTTTTTATTTGGAATTAGGAGAAGGAAAGAACGTTTCGCTGACGTGTCATGTACACGCGATACCGGAAGCTACTGTGTCGTGGTGGTTTCAAGGAGAGATGCTGCAGAACGACACGATGGTAGCACCAGGAATTCACTTAATATATTACGTCGAGGAAGGCACTGAAAACAAACGAAGCGAACTATTTATTTACAACGCTAATGCCGACGATAACGGGACTTTTATTTGTAACGCCGAAAATACTGCAGGCTCATCCCAAGCCAACTTCACTATCAGAATTATCCTTAAGGAAAACCCCATTGTAATAGAAGTGTTGTTTCCTTTCGAGTATATTTTAATAGCCATTGTTGGCATCGCTGTGTTGGGTGTATCTGTGTTATTAGCCTTAATAGCATTAATTATTAAGTGTCGACGCAGTAATAAACGACGAAAAAAGTTAAGTCAGACTGATGAGATGGTTATGCAATACCAGCAGAATGGAAATAAGCTTGGAGACGGAGTCAAGAGTTTGTCAAATTCTCTTAaggtaagaaaattaaaaagaatgtattatttttctgttcttttatttcttcttcttattgtgccgtcttttaacgaaggttggcaatcactTATTTAAACGCTTCACTATCTTTTGCAACATAtaatatctgttcaacactgaggttgGTTCAAAATCTAATATTCcttagccaagattttttctttattcccaagccttttcttcattattttcttctttgtatGATGacgtatagaaaaaaatatttatcgtcTCGCAGTATGTGAACCAGATACGATAGTTTTAATTATGTTCACTAGTAGTCTGCCATGTTCGATTCGTTTAAAACTTTTGCAGTCCAAGGTATTTTACGAATACGCGtttatagccacatttcgaatgcctccaAGTGGTTGAGGTCTTATTCGCCAATTAAATTTTCACCTTTTTGTTTAAAGCTGGTTAAGATGCAGCTACAAGTCTTTAAGCATCATTATCATTTGTATTTAAATGTATTGCATAATTTTCGATTTCTATTGCTTTCCTAATTACACATTTGGTTCTATTTTTAATCTTAGCTACCATCGTTGTTTTATTCAAGTTTATTATATCTCCTGTACTTATGgactgtaatttttatttttgcggATGATATGGGTGAAATTTTCTTGTCGGGGTTAAATATGATCCCTACTTTGTCTTTCCTTTAAACTCTATTGATTTTATCCGCCGTACCCTTTATGTAGGACAAAATAGTGTTTAATAATTGGTTTTTCTTCTTAAACTGACCTTTGGTTTTGTTTAGGAATTTCTGTGCcttaataattgtattaattgtaGATGTGGAGAAGCCACTTTTAGAAAAAGCTACTTTGTTTTTACATTTGCTTGTTCTTATAATACTTATCAATCAGTTCTTGAGATATTGTGATTAGGATTTTAATAACCATACGCAATTGTGCAAGATGCTGATGTGAATCAGCGTATAAATATCTGTCACTATTGGTTGGCCTTTTGTATCCTATGTTTTCCTGTTTCCTCTTTATAACAAACACTTCTAAAAGTTAAATTTCTTCTTTCGCACCATGGTTAACTGTGTTTTGGGGTTCATATTGTAGAGGTGCTGCAACATACATCTCAATCACATGGCTCCTAGTCTGCGGCGGACCTTTAATGGTCTAGGGGTGCTAAGAATACCCGCGAAGAGGAGCCACCCGTATGTAGAAAATAACTATATAGAGAGCAAATCCATTTTAAATTTTAGGACATGGAATATAAGGGGTTTATTCCAGGGATATAGTTATGTCTACATCCCCTCGCGATGGCCTTACTTGACGCCAGTTTAATTgcatttacaaatttattatagtTGGTAGGTTCTAACTCCATAAACGTTATGTATTCATAAAGATTTTCTGAAGTAATCTGTCAGTTGgctttttttaaaattgaaatatcgcTAAAATGGGATTGTTATTGGTTAAACAGCTACTAATTGAGAATTTGGGCTTGAGTTAAAAACCTTTTTACACAAGTTACTAATATCATTATTAGCAAAGGTTAAGTCTGCATTGTATCCTCTCTTCCATCTTTCACTATTAAAGGATAATAGTTGCTCCAGGTGGTGAatgaaacatgtttttttttctttttaaatcattatttacGTAATCATAGGACCGTCTTAAATAATAGACAGAATATACACAATcaacaaacttaatgaggttggaATAGAACTAAAACattataaatataaaagtaaatacTACGTCTGGATTGCATTTTTGCACTTTTCAATGTCTGTGTACTTATTGAATCGTAAAGCACCTAATATTTTCTATCTCAAATCTATTTTTACTCAAAACCGCTATATATCTGTCTTCCGTTTCCATTTATTGCAAGCATACGATCGTTATTTTTCTGCCTCCACACTAAAAGTGCTAACAATGCTTTTGGTTCTACGGTGTCAGTGTCTTGAAAATAATATCTATAAAAGGTGAGGTATTTTTTATACATTGACGCTTCCGAATTAAGTGGTATGCTGGAACAATGGTGTAAACGCCAAATCACATTTTGTcgacaaattgaaaaaaaaaacacctcATAAttgatttttttgaaataaaagttATGGGCGTAAGCATAGACTATATGATGCATAAcattaatataaacaaaaataaccttAGGTTATACAAAACAAGCATTTATTAACATTTATGCTATATTCTAATAAAACAACGTGTTAAATCCCCGTCGGATTAATTGCTGTTGTGTGGAAGTAATGCTGTTAAAACgttgttttagaaataaaaatgaagtacAGGGGAAATTAGGAAACGTACATATTACTAACAAGTTACTTATAaacataattactatttaaatgggaataagccacaattaaatgttaaagtatgtttattgacgtttcaatttccacttcggaaattgttctcaaagtacaaacattagtaaattaaacaaattttgttttttttgttacttagtgaaaaattcttctaataatgtaattttatttgactcatctatattgacaattcagacatacattatacattttaaagtagacgactttaaaatgatattgccaatattgttgagttgcgttcctgggacgactttacttataagatagttcattcgattacatgaaatcaactttaacttgagaatatccgtgaGAAAAGATCATAGcctgtaattcgtctttaaaaagacaaatacatgccataatGACAGTAATATTCTCCTGTTAttgatttcatagtaaattatgagggaaaaaccaggaaaaaaaatctcataatactatcccgacatggtaagtatttggtcgtgcatttaatttaccttcaataaacaccaaattctgattttatatatttgttttttaaaaaacataaatgatgtatcctctatatgttactgacttaccaatactggtattttccttttaataacttccccTTTTACAAGAGAATACAAATTTATTGATATAAATAAAATCGTTTTTAACTGCATTGTTGAAACAATTTTCGCTCTTTTTAAAAGTTGCAGATTCTTTGAAGTCCATTTACTCATTATTATAAGTACTGCACTGGTTTTCCTTAAGGGGGCAGTATAGTAGTAAAGTAACAAAATACAATTAAATGTAATACATACATGGATGGTTCATAGTAGATGATGCTGCACGAAAAACTAATAgatctaataataataaaaattacacgATCTTTTTAAGTATCTTTTTCGAAGTAATTTTATGAGATATAAAACTCCACTAGGGTAATACACTCAGTATTGTGTACTATTCCAGATGTAAGCAGTTCTGACGTAATTGAAAATATACAAGAaagaacaaaaatttttataaatctaattattatattaacaaaatttacatCAGTTTTACTCTATTAAGTTTGTAACTTTATAAATCTTTAAAATCATAAGttattaaaaacagtttaatGAAACCCCATTatgtaaataataacaaaagGATGTTTTTGCCGCggataaaatatttaaagtcTCCTAATTAGTATTTCCGATTTCAGCAAATAAACACTTCGAACCAAAACGATGAGTTGACAAATTTCGAGACCCAGTCATGCGAGCTGATGTCTAGCAGCACCCTCTCCCCTGTTCGAGATACTCGAGAAATTAGAAGCCCTGATTCCCTCCAGGCCATGCAACTTAAGCAGAATCCTGATATAATTAATGGTATGTACAGATGTTGTTCTTTTAAAAGATTAATATGAGTTTTCTAGAGTTTCCGTAAATTTTTATTGTTGCAGTTaatttataatttcaaaattattatgcagAAAACTGCAAAGTCTGGAATCCATCTTGTGATAATTTGATTTAAATAGGAATACTTGTCGAGAGAACTAATTTATCTTATAATCTTCTGAACAGTTTTTTAAGTGATCATATTTTGTACATTTGTTTATTACAGTAAAGCCATTGACCTATTTAGAAAAAATCGCATGAAACACGAAGGTAATTAGCACatagaaatatataaaatatacaaaatttgataatattttatatgggattaaagcaaaatttattttaaataaaaattacatttacaattacattattaaaaattatgaGCTCCCAACCTTTTACCTATTAgcaaagagctaataggtaaagGAAGATAGCTGACGGgaaaatacggctccaactacaaagcaatgaagaaattaaacaaagatATCCACCGGATATCTGATCCGAATCCAATCCGAAAAGAtgtaagagaaaaaaatatagcaccaagatgatgaatttaaacaatttaggagactaatattaataaagaaacaggctttaaagcctacatacaagaaggaaaaaaaagaaaatggatATCAAACCCTTAGTAATAACTTCTTCTACCTATTTTTATCCCCAACAGCGAGAAGTACAGACATTCTTGgataatgcaaaaaaatctcTTTCTTATCTATTGATTTCCGTATAGAACAGactttcttcttaaagttccatctcctatcggaggttggatatcataacggctatggtcactttgttagctgctgctctgaaaagttgtagtgaactacagttaaaccattctctaaggtttttcaaccaggagatgcgtcttcttcctatgcttcttcttccttggatccttccttgcataataattctcagcagctcatatttttctcctctggttatgggacccaaatattctagttttcttctttttatgctgttcataatttctaactccttatttagacgtcgtagtacctcagcattagTAATCcgttgaacccactgaatttttaatattcttctgtaacaccacatttcgaacgcttctattttccttatgtgttgtttcttcaatgtgcaagcttccattccgtatagtaagatagaaaatatgtaacatcttagagccctcaatctgagatgcaactgaaggtctctgttggtaagcattgtcttcattttcacaaatgcttgccttgcagtttcaattcggactttgatttctctgctttggtcatttttgtcataaacccaggttcccagatatttatatgtctctactttttctatttgggtttgctctatcattaatctttcatttccatgttgcgtttttgagacaatcatgaatttagtttttctcttatttatttttagtccgtatctaatgcaataatcgttaattctatttaccaattcttgtagcgattccagggtgtctgccattataacggtgtcatcagcgaatcttatgttatttactattcttccgtttacagagattccatcacccagatccgctatcgcttcctggaatatggcttcactgtacacgttaaacagtaatggtgacagaacacagccctgtcttactcctctctttatatctatattttcggacttttgttcttctatctttatattggccttttgattccaatacagattgataatgattcataagtctcgtctgtctatatctttgtttctcagtatttctattagtttttcatttcggaccctgtcgaatgccttctcgaagtcgataaaacaggaataaatatctaggatcatatctaagcatctttgagagaggacattaaatgcaaacaatgcctctcttgttcccagtcccttgcggaacccaaactgagtatcatccatatcatcttctagttttctatataatcttccatgaatcacctttagaaatattttgagggtatggcttattagtgatattgtcctatggtctgaacaatctttggcatatactgtttttggtattgctacaaaggtggacaccaaccattcctgtgggatttttccagttttatatacttcattaaataggtccagaagtacaggtagagtttcatcgtctagacatttcagtagttccgcaggtatttcgtctggacctacagtttttccgttttttgcgtttcgtattgcttgttcgatttcctctattatgatctttggccccgtttcgctgtcgatttcttccggttcttgccgattatcctcaaacagatctgttatgtatgtcttccatttttttaatttctctttaatttctataatgatttttccatttgcgtctttcagaagggcatctttctttttcgacaaaagaaagatgcccttcttGTCGTCTTCTGTCGTCTTctgaagacgacaaaatcaaaggcgtgcaatcctgcaaatatttgggggtcattttcaacaagaagggaaatagcgcagatgaaatcagggaaagaataaataagggcagagcagcgacccgtgccttaaactctcttctctggcaaaaaacaattcgacgagaaaccaaaaaacacatttacggtagtatagtccaaagtattacactttacggttcggaagtatgggacgtcaccaaagctaatagaaacaaacttttgacgacaaaaatggattatctgagacgaagctgcggtagatcgaaactggagagagttagaaacgaacaaataagaaacgaaatgaaaatggagagaaatatcaatgatgacatagaaagaaaacaattaatctggttcggacatgttaaaagaatgccagagtacagatagcctaggagagtactggaatggatccctcctgaaagaagaaagagaggacgaccacggagaagttggcgcaacgatattgatgaagcaatggcggcaagagacttagaagaggcaactgcatatgacagaaaaagatggaaattgggggcggagaagcggcgacagccgtaataaatccgttattatatatatatatatatatatatatatatatatatatatatatatatatatatatatatatatctttcttttttctcagtgtatttgtcatttcctatattttcttatgcatgttaaagctatcacaCTGTTTAGCATctgcctctatttcactgcattgattagcaagccaggtggatttggcctcttttattttctttcctatcaatctctgtagttccttgtattttgctttactcctgcctttatATTACTTTCTTTCCTGCATTAGAACAGACATGTTTTGCTTTTTCTGATTCTGGTTTCCGTAGAGTAGATGGGTTTTTTTGCCTCTATTACCTATTGGTTTTCATAGAGAAAAGACGTGGGTTTTCGTCTCTCTGATTCTGGTTTTCGTAAAAAATGAACGTGTTTTTCGCCTCTCATGGTAAGCGCTTTTATTGACTGAATTCAACTATTGTCTGTACAACATTTAATTACCTCTGCTAATTATTTTGAACCAACTCTATTGATACAGTCTTAATAGCTCTGTAATTATTTCAATAATATCGCATATGTACATGCCGTATGAGTATTTActaatatgtttgttatttatctaatattaaaattaaattttgtaaaagtaaAACTCAATAGATACAATATAATACGATAGATACAatagaaagtaaaaatataaaatcatttaAGAATAAAAGTTATGTCAAGCTCACGTCATATCTTCGTCTCTATTTAGAATGTATGTCGCGAAAGCACTTCTGCCGTGAAAGGGGAAACATCAAAAAGGGAGATTCAAATTGACGATGACACATGTTTTCATACATTTCAGTTTGCAATCGATCAGGCGATTTGTGAAAATACAAACATCTTTTATGCACGAGTAGgtgaaaaatattacaaaagacgcgaaaataatttttaaagaaatacgaTTTTTCATTTGTTAAATGATTAGCAGATAAAACTaagtaattgatggattcgaccgttacttgattgaaatttattttatctaacaataaaatactaaaaaccTTTGTTTTTATACTATCTGTATAAGATCTTTTCATCTTTAGAATATGGGCAACACTATTTTACCAGCTGTCATTGGCTATTTTCTCTATTTCTAATTCAATTAGACGAATCACAAAAGAATTTAGGTTGGGTGAAACGTTACTTCTCCATACCAATGCTTTTAGCTCATGCCGTATGTGTTTAATCGGATAGTTTTCTGACGAAAATTGATTTTAAAGTttcaagtaattgttttttttttaaataattatcttcCTAATATTTTCCAACATCCCTGGAATCTAAGTTTGGTGTCGTTAGAACATGAAACTTTATTCAGCCTACGACTGTGATAGCtggcattgtccatcacaataacaCTGTTTGGTGGTCTTGTAACGGGTAGCTCTTTCgaagcgacagactcagtaacTTTAACataggttgaaataaaaataaatctattagttTTACCGTAtatacaaaaatgaaaataaaaataaaatgtattctatgtCCCTGTCTGGATCCCGCGAGAGTGAATTCCCCGGCGGACGcctgtaaaagagaaattattattactaacaaacAAAATAGGATACGCGAATTCAATCGCACTTAGACTTGTACTCGCTTCCACTTCAATCCAGTGGAAGCGCCAAATGCACTCGCAATCAAAATATTCGATTGTGTAGATCCACGCTATACGGTAACGTTCAATGCACGATACCCACGGGTTCTGATTGATTgaggacagagtataatcctcaGTACGGAAGTCTCTCTGTCCGGGTCGGCTCGCAGATTCAATACACCAGCGaaccagggagcctagagcgttagCCACAAGACTAATCTAATTCTGCCAGTcgctcgccttaaatagccgctccggatCCGACCTCGTCGTGGAAATGGGTGCGCgattatcgacactcccacggttcgaactgttcaTTGTTCGTATCATTCGTGATAGCTGAGTTTAAGGTGAACAGGTTATCGACCTATTGCACCCGAGTCCAGTGCCAGGGCTGCCCTGACCCTaccttccattggggttggttacaTAATCTCCAATAGGGTTGCTCAGGTTAAACGGGGTTCACCCGTGTGATCAAGATTACACTTCTTGGAGGTacggataggaattgagtagaagaggctagaTGTGTTATCTGGAAGCAACACCTTGTATTGGGCCTCACTACTCCTATGAACCCCACTGTTTGGTGGTATATTTGgcaataaatttattgaaaaccaGTTTTGAAATAATTCTGACGTGGTGTCATCATGATAGTCGATAC from the Diabrotica undecimpunctata isolate CICGRU chromosome 1, icDiaUnde3, whole genome shotgun sequence genome contains:
- the LOC140432810 gene encoding uncharacterized protein, whose product is MQISTRMYLILFLQLIKEAVACPTYCACIWKNGKQTVECKKKNLLEIPEGLDPSTQVLDFSGNKIGSLYKDMFHKKQLVNLQRLFLSNSLIKSVDKSAFEGLTNLVELDLSSNLIDTIPSEAFIRCRSLMKLTLTSNPITALKKRSFEHLTQLNTLELSDCNISEIEEGAFQGLHSLEWLHLGGNRLKTIAGRRTLPEYVKGIELEKNSWECDCHIQDLARWLKDFKSLLSVEPVCQGPSRLASRSIRSIPIAELACLPNITPTSFYLELGEGKNVSLTCHVHAIPEATVSWWFQGEMLQNDTMVAPGIHLIYYVEEGTENKRSELFIYNANADDNGTFICNAENTAGSSQANFTIRIILKENPIVIEVLFPFEYILIAIVGIAVLGVSVLLALIALIIKCRRSNKRRKKLSQTDEMVMQYQQNGNKLGDGVKSLSNSLKQINTSNQNDELTNFETQSCELMSSSTLSPVRDTREIRSPDSLQAMQLKQNPDIINGCRREGDGEDHQKMEMYANEFPQPLQIPIARLRESTEFLDGGRCIIDSEGYPIDYGLPKIPCRTVPNQFAAEAYYRTLPSNRLKRHSAANPFRRISREAEFLSRSVDSPYDNSVDVRYTADGYPARAQIPGSQYPIESVMDTISPSSLPYCTVAWPTCVPANIHIINSNVNPSLNPNLNPNLNPSLNVAYQQCLSRRSASAQTDNDSGECTEQQFLSGSRVNINNPSNNTNNNNSEPAVSSEQNDTMSELLTESPDEGYEGEPSVV